From a single Candidatus Lernaella stagnicola genomic region:
- a CDS encoding outer membrane protein transport protein: MRRLLPILLVLLCAVPAAAGSYDVFGTGARAIALGGAYSAISNDISGLYYNTAALAQVERLHVEFGYAYAQPKMIINGRAQNIDDHRGVTLGGILSTKVFDRRLSLGLNVFMPDHHMLRFLVLSINQPHSAFRHNANHSFTIMSGAGYEIFSWMRVGMGINVLAKEKGGMDFAITEDRPSEGAVFSELSPNYALMGGLHFTPTEWLRLGLAFRDKLELQFNLPNDIGIPSLKIFDGNRLQVLRPSQLYLIADSNSHFSPRAYVLGAAFDITDRWLAALNVEYNEWSDMSTDAPYASAFVYGGLADVFPTQPGRRPKPPDFDDVFSYHVGAEFRPVLREHLRVDVRTGYWYRPTPVPEQRYANNYLDSDTHIFSAGAGIRGDDLSKYLPRSVQFDTFFQYQYGQERVYKKADPTDFLGDLKFQETWWNAGGNLTVRF; this comes from the coding sequence ATGCGGAGACTTTTGCCGATACTGCTCGTTCTGCTTTGCGCCGTTCCGGCCGCGGCTGGATCGTACGACGTATTCGGCACCGGTGCGCGGGCGATCGCCCTGGGCGGAGCGTACTCGGCGATCAGCAACGATATCTCCGGCTTGTACTACAACACCGCCGCCTTGGCGCAGGTCGAGCGGCTGCATGTGGAGTTTGGCTACGCTTACGCGCAGCCGAAGATGATCATCAACGGCCGGGCGCAAAACATCGACGATCACCGCGGCGTGACCCTCGGCGGCATCTTGTCGACAAAGGTTTTCGACCGCCGGCTGAGCCTCGGTCTGAATGTATTCATGCCCGACCACCACATGCTTCGTTTCTTGGTTTTGTCGATTAACCAACCCCACTCGGCGTTCCGTCACAACGCGAACCATTCCTTCACGATCATGTCGGGAGCCGGGTACGAGATTTTCTCGTGGATGCGCGTGGGCATGGGAATCAATGTCCTGGCCAAAGAAAAAGGCGGTATGGACTTCGCCATCACCGAAGACCGCCCCAGTGAGGGCGCGGTGTTCAGCGAGTTGAGTCCGAATTACGCCTTGATGGGCGGCCTGCATTTCACGCCGACCGAGTGGCTGCGACTGGGACTAGCCTTCCGCGACAAGCTCGAACTGCAGTTCAACCTGCCCAACGACATCGGCATTCCCTCCCTGAAGATATTCGACGGTAACCGGCTGCAGGTGCTGCGTCCGAGCCAGCTTTATCTCATTGCCGACTCGAACAGTCATTTCAGTCCGCGAGCCTACGTGCTGGGCGCGGCGTTCGACATCACCGACCGCTGGCTTGCCGCGTTGAACGTGGAATACAACGAGTGGTCGGACATGAGCACCGACGCACCCTACGCCTCGGCTTTCGTTTACGGCGGTTTGGCCGATGTGTTCCCGACGCAGCCGGGTCGGCGACCGAAGCCGCCGGACTTCGACGACGTTTTCAGCTACCACGTGGGCGCGGAGTTCCGCCCAGTGCTCAGAGAGCACCTCCGGGTGGACGTGCGCACCGGTTACTGGTATCGCCCGACGCCGGTACCCGAGCAACGGTACGCCAACAATTATCTGGATTCCGACACGCATATTTTCTCGGCCGGCGCCGGGATTCGCGGCGACGACTTAAGCAAGTACCTGCCGCGTTCGGTTCAGTTCGACACATTCTTCCAGTATCAATACGGCCAGGAACGCGTGTACAAAAAGGCAGATCCCACCGACTTCCTCGGCGATCTAAAATTCCAGGAGACCTGGTGGAATGCCGGCGGTAACCTGACGGTGAGGTTCTAA